Proteins encoded together in one Sinorhizobium sp. B11 window:
- a CDS encoding response regulator yields the protein MRILLVEDDEIIGEAVRDHTNTAGYATDWVRTVVDAEAASRSFEYGLVLLDLHLPDGNGLVFLEYFRARGGEAPVIVLTAKDQISDRIAGLNAGADDYLIKPFNLDELEARILAVRRRYEGRRRNTIEVADIVIERSSHSISVGGQDVQLTPREWALLDLLVERPGKLVTLKRIEDALYAFGEEVESNTVQVYISRLRKKIGMEKIRTARGLGYMLAVE from the coding sequence GTGCGTATTCTCCTGGTCGAAGACGACGAGATTATCGGTGAGGCGGTTCGCGATCACACGAATACGGCCGGTTACGCGACGGACTGGGTCCGCACGGTCGTCGATGCAGAAGCCGCAAGCAGGTCATTCGAATACGGGCTCGTTCTCCTTGATCTGCATCTTCCGGACGGCAACGGTCTGGTCTTCCTGGAATATTTTCGGGCTCGGGGCGGGGAGGCTCCAGTGATTGTCCTCACCGCCAAAGATCAAATATCAGACCGCATCGCCGGACTTAACGCGGGTGCGGACGATTATCTGATCAAGCCGTTCAACCTCGACGAACTCGAAGCGCGAATCCTTGCCGTTCGTCGTCGCTACGAGGGACGTCGGCGAAATACCATCGAGGTTGCGGATATCGTGATCGAGAGATCGTCGCACTCTATCAGCGTCGGCGGACAGGACGTTCAGTTGACTCCGCGCGAGTGGGCGTTGCTCGATCTGCTTGTCGAGCGTCCGGGAAAACTCGTTACGCTGAAACGGATCGAGGACGCCCTCTATGCTTTCGGTGAGGAGGTCGAAAGCAACACAGTGCAGGTGTATATCAGCAGATTGCGCAAGAAGATCGGAATGGAGAAGATCAGGACCGCCCGAGGGCTCGGCTACATGCTGGCGGTCGAATGA
- a CDS encoding mandelate racemase/muconate lactonizing enzyme family protein, with product MKITSVRPWLIKSDASYWGEFLFIEVTTDEGVSGWGEITTTTRLANRALCTILRQIGAAIAGEDPARIEYLWHKIFRSFTYMGSRGAAVECISAIDIALWDIRGKVLGKPIYELLGGPVRDEISLYTHPDQRKFTSKEAVVREIRDIVESGHTALKFDPLPHQGRTAGGQAREQRDGYLDGSMTRKDEREAAELTALIRETAGPDIDILIDAHGRFDVPTAIRLCRSLEEAGQIDWFEEPCPPESLNALKQVRDKVSAAISWGERGHTKWDFVPVLENKLADYIMPDVTWTGGITELKKISALCEAYYIPVSPHDAAGPINVVAGAQVMMTVPNFYKLETSEWNLGKYDHLIDRPLDVSNGSLKLTLKPGLGVEMNRDYLQSHEIELD from the coding sequence ATGAAAATCACCAGCGTTCGGCCGTGGCTTATCAAATCCGATGCTTCTTATTGGGGAGAGTTCCTGTTCATCGAAGTGACGACAGATGAGGGAGTGAGCGGCTGGGGCGAGATCACCACCACGACAAGGCTCGCCAATCGCGCCCTCTGCACGATCCTGCGGCAGATCGGTGCCGCTATTGCCGGCGAAGACCCGGCCCGGATCGAGTATCTGTGGCACAAGATATTCCGCAGCTTCACCTACATGGGCAGTCGCGGCGCTGCGGTCGAATGCATAAGCGCCATCGACATCGCCCTCTGGGACATCCGCGGCAAAGTTCTTGGCAAGCCGATTTATGAACTCCTGGGCGGACCGGTACGCGATGAAATTTCGCTCTACACCCATCCCGACCAGCGCAAGTTTACCAGCAAGGAGGCTGTGGTCCGGGAAATTCGAGACATCGTCGAGTCCGGCCACACCGCGCTCAAGTTCGATCCTTTGCCCCACCAGGGCCGCACCGCCGGCGGACAGGCTCGCGAGCAGCGGGATGGCTATCTCGATGGCAGCATGACCCGCAAGGACGAGCGCGAAGCTGCCGAGCTTACCGCCCTGATCCGCGAAACGGCAGGTCCCGACATCGACATCCTCATCGATGCGCATGGCCGCTTTGACGTTCCGACCGCCATCCGCCTTTGCCGGAGCCTCGAGGAAGCCGGTCAGATCGACTGGTTCGAAGAGCCCTGTCCACCGGAGAGCCTCAACGCCCTCAAGCAGGTCCGTGACAAGGTCAGCGCCGCTATCTCGTGGGGCGAGCGCGGCCACACGAAGTGGGATTTCGTGCCGGTGCTCGAAAACAAGCTTGCCGATTACATCATGCCTGACGTCACCTGGACCGGCGGCATAACCGAACTCAAGAAGATTTCCGCCCTATGCGAAGCCTACTACATCCCGGTCTCACCGCATGATGCCGCCGGTCCGATCAACGTGGTTGCGGGAGCGCAAGTGATGATGACCGTTCCCAACTTCTACAAGCTCGAAACGTCGGAGTGGAACCTGGGCAAGTATGATCACCTCATCGATAGGCCGCTCGACGTTTCGAATGGCAGCCTCAAGCTGACACTAAAGCCTGGTCTCGGCGTCGAAATGAACCGCGACTACCTGCAAAGCCACGAGATCGAGCTGGATTAG
- a CDS encoding outer membrane beta-barrel protein: MRLEFKRSASLLAGIAFCALAMAGTASAEDLEFSIYGGYQTAPHSHIDVSDGTSFSAGWEGKSFGSPPYYGGRVTWWLGDFNLPNWGVSLDYTHDKVYADDETMARSPGWTHFEFTDGLNLLTVNGLYRFKDPARRWTPYLGAGVGVNIPHVEVTRPQGTTFDYEFGGVTFQAQAGVDFRVTDNWSTFVEYKGTYSRVDVPIDSGDRLKTNIVTNAVNVGISYHW; encoded by the coding sequence ATGAGACTTGAATTCAAACGCTCGGCCTCGCTTCTGGCGGGTATCGCCTTTTGCGCTCTCGCGATGGCCGGCACGGCTTCGGCTGAAGATCTGGAATTTTCCATCTATGGCGGTTACCAGACGGCACCGCATAGCCATATCGATGTATCCGATGGCACCTCCTTCAGCGCCGGCTGGGAAGGCAAGTCGTTCGGCAGCCCGCCTTACTACGGCGGCCGTGTCACCTGGTGGCTGGGCGATTTCAACCTGCCGAACTGGGGCGTGTCTCTCGACTACACCCATGACAAGGTCTATGCCGACGACGAGACCATGGCGCGTTCACCGGGCTGGACGCATTTCGAATTCACCGACGGCCTGAATCTCCTGACGGTCAACGGCCTCTATCGCTTCAAGGACCCGGCTCGCCGCTGGACCCCCTATCTTGGCGCCGGCGTCGGCGTGAACATTCCGCATGTCGAAGTCACCCGTCCCCAGGGCACGACCTTCGACTACGAATTCGGCGGCGTAACCTTCCAGGCGCAGGCCGGCGTCGACTTCCGCGTCACCGACAACTGGTCGACCTTCGTGGAATACAAGGGCACCTATTCGCGCGTCGATGTTCCGATCGACAGCGGCGACCGCCTGAAGACGAATATCGTCACCAACGCGGTCAATGTCGGTATTTCCTACCACTGGTGA
- a CDS encoding mandelate racemase/muconate lactonizing enzyme family protein — MLEADGADEALNRVNTHSKPSELRITDMRVAEIVGAPFTSALLKIYTNQGIVGLGEVRDGASATYALMLKSRLLGENPCDIDRLFRRIKQFGGHGRQGGGVSAVEIALWDLAGKAYGVPIYQMLGGRFREKVRVYCDTDATVPSGAETGKRLKERMELGFTFLKMDLGLMQIADVPGAVVFPAGSLEGYRNSPSRGPLKTIEERRLRNAAYDLHNVQHPFTGLHFSDKGLDLLEQYIAEVREVIGMDVPLAIDHIGHISMQNGIRLARRIEKYVPAWLEDVIPWQYSEQYRQLQDATTVPICTGEDIYLKEGFEPLLNSGGVSVIHPDLLTSGGILETKKIGDMAQDHGVAMAIHMAESPIAAMAAAHVATATENFMALEYHSADVDWWDDIVTGLPKPLVKDGFITVTDKPGLGIDDVVDEVISQHLQPGVTGIWQSTDRWDDEYSWDRTWS, encoded by the coding sequence ATGCTAGAGGCAGATGGAGCCGACGAGGCGCTCAATCGGGTAAACACGCATTCCAAGCCGTCAGAACTTCGCATCACCGACATGCGGGTTGCCGAAATTGTCGGCGCGCCGTTCACCTCAGCGCTGCTCAAGATCTACACCAACCAGGGCATCGTCGGGCTTGGCGAGGTGCGCGACGGTGCCAGCGCCACCTACGCGCTGATGCTGAAGAGCCGGTTGCTTGGCGAGAACCCATGTGACATCGATCGTCTGTTTCGCCGCATCAAGCAGTTCGGCGGGCACGGCCGGCAAGGCGGCGGTGTTTCGGCGGTCGAGATCGCATTGTGGGATCTTGCCGGCAAGGCCTACGGCGTCCCGATCTACCAAATGCTCGGCGGTCGGTTCCGGGAGAAAGTGCGCGTCTACTGCGATACCGACGCCACCGTGCCGAGCGGTGCCGAGACCGGTAAGCGCCTCAAAGAGCGCATGGAGCTCGGATTCACCTTCCTCAAGATGGATCTGGGATTGATGCAGATCGCCGACGTACCTGGTGCGGTCGTGTTTCCTGCCGGCTCACTGGAAGGATACCGCAACTCTCCCAGTCGCGGGCCGTTGAAGACCATTGAAGAACGGCGTCTTCGCAACGCTGCGTACGATCTGCATAACGTCCAGCACCCGTTTACCGGCCTGCACTTTTCCGACAAGGGCCTCGACCTGCTCGAGCAGTACATCGCCGAGGTTCGTGAGGTCATCGGCATGGATGTGCCGCTTGCGATCGACCATATCGGCCATATCTCGATGCAGAACGGCATTCGCCTTGCCAGGCGAATTGAAAAATACGTCCCGGCCTGGCTCGAGGATGTGATCCCATGGCAGTATAGCGAGCAATACCGACAGCTGCAGGACGCGACCACGGTGCCGATCTGCACTGGCGAGGACATATACCTCAAGGAAGGCTTCGAGCCTCTGCTCAACAGCGGCGGCGTCTCGGTTATTCACCCGGACCTGCTCACCAGCGGGGGCATCCTCGAGACCAAGAAGATCGGCGATATGGCGCAGGACCATGGTGTGGCCATGGCCATTCACATGGCAGAAAGCCCAATCGCCGCCATGGCCGCCGCACATGTCGCCACCGCGACCGAAAATTTCATGGCGCTCGAATACCACTCCGCCGATGTCGATTGGTGGGACGATATTGTCACGGGACTTCCCAAGCCGCTGGTGAAGGACGGCTTCATCACTGTTACGGACAAGCCTGGCCTGGGGATCGACGACGTCGTCGATGAAGTCATCTCGCAGCATTTGCAGCCGGGTGTCACCGGCATTTGGCAATCTACGGATCGCTGGGACGATGAGTATTCCTGGGATCGCACCTGGAGCTGA
- a CDS encoding sugar ABC transporter substrate-binding protein: MTRISLGRAVLHGTVSTALMISLTSVSALGAPVDLSKWSPEYVRSIAGTQDFDTAGDCSKVTPLDYKGRLTFWYQGVFEGDPDLLRQYYKDFFETFRKTYPNIELEEQALTYNDLLDKFRTALLGNAAPMAVRLQILGGTEFAAKGYLQPLKPEDVGYSTDDFWPGAMKAVTWDGVTYGIPTNNETMAFIWNADVFKRAGLDPDKAPATWDDVVKYSKQIHDKLGISGYGLVARKNAGNTPYRFMPQLWAYGGGVFDEATASPAYKEVELNSSQSKAALQASYDMYVRDKSVPVSALTNQQADNQPLFLAGQLGMMISHPSDYNVMLDLQKKTTGSDKEKAQTVIDNMRYGLIPTGPDGKRAVVFGGSNIHILKPEYVEGGKVDEPAAKAIICMWTSPEWSLKMAYAGSNPGNLNGFKTKWMKERLDSIKFLDVTTSMLPYGIPFPALPQSPEIMNIIVPDMLQNALTGAMTVDQAADDAAKKVKGLMDGGL; this comes from the coding sequence ATGACGAGGATTTCACTCGGCCGTGCTGTCCTGCACGGCACTGTTTCGACTGCTTTGATGATATCGTTGACATCCGTGTCTGCGCTGGGTGCGCCGGTCGACCTGAGCAAGTGGTCGCCGGAATACGTGCGCTCCATCGCCGGCACACAGGATTTCGACACGGCCGGCGATTGCTCCAAGGTCACTCCGCTCGACTACAAGGGGCGACTGACTTTCTGGTATCAGGGCGTGTTCGAGGGCGACCCCGACCTCCTGCGCCAGTATTACAAGGACTTCTTCGAGACCTTCCGCAAAACCTACCCAAACATTGAGCTTGAGGAACAAGCCCTTACCTATAATGACCTTCTGGACAAGTTCCGGACCGCGCTCCTTGGCAATGCAGCGCCCATGGCGGTGCGCCTGCAGATCCTCGGCGGAACCGAATTCGCAGCGAAGGGTTATTTGCAGCCGCTCAAACCTGAGGATGTCGGCTATTCGACTGACGATTTCTGGCCCGGAGCGATGAAGGCTGTAACCTGGGATGGCGTGACCTACGGCATTCCAACCAACAACGAGACGATGGCGTTCATCTGGAACGCCGATGTCTTCAAGCGTGCAGGTCTCGATCCGGACAAGGCTCCGGCAACCTGGGACGACGTTGTCAAATATTCCAAGCAGATTCACGACAAACTCGGCATTTCGGGTTACGGCCTCGTGGCACGCAAGAATGCGGGCAATACGCCATATCGTTTCATGCCGCAGTTGTGGGCCTATGGCGGCGGCGTCTTTGACGAGGCCACCGCGAGCCCGGCCTATAAGGAGGTCGAGCTCAATAGTTCGCAGAGCAAGGCTGCACTGCAGGCCTCGTACGATATGTATGTTCGCGACAAGTCGGTTCCGGTTTCGGCGCTGACCAATCAGCAGGCCGATAACCAGCCCCTTTTCCTGGCTGGCCAGCTCGGCATGATGATCTCGCACCCGTCCGACTATAACGTCATGCTCGACCTGCAGAAGAAGACGACAGGCAGCGACAAGGAAAAAGCGCAGACCGTCATCGACAACATGCGCTACGGCCTGATTCCGACAGGCCCTGATGGCAAGCGTGCCGTCGTGTTCGGTGGCTCCAATATTCACATCCTGAAGCCCGAATATGTCGAGGGCGGCAAGGTAGATGAGCCGGCAGCAAAGGCTATCATCTGCATGTGGACGAGCCCCGAATGGTCACTGAAGATGGCCTATGCCGGCTCGAACCCCGGAAACCTGAACGGCTTCAAGACCAAGTGGATGAAGGAACGCCTCGACAGTATCAAGTTCCTTGATGTCACGACCTCAATGCTGCCATACGGCATCCCCTTCCCGGCGCTGCCGCAGTCGCCCGAGATCATGAACATCATCGTCCCCGACATGCTGCAGAATGCCCTCACCGGGGCCATGACGGTCGACCAGGCAGCGGACGACGCGGCCAAGAAGGTCAAGGGCCTGATGGACGGCGGACTTTAG
- a CDS encoding GntR family transcriptional regulator: MAETSDFKAQPPEGIDAIGASSEGASLYQLIRDDIIEGRLAANERLVVTDLARRHGTSTNPVREALQLLRGEGFVTFVPNRGARVRPIDQDFVRDIYEIGVLIEPALTKWFVNMATVEDIAELERIQGLIEENNFADPFRHSELDTAFHTVMYQKHYNRHAAELWWKHREVLRAVSRRFDFTLARRAAILSEHRELIAHVKAGHANEAADLIARHVEGSGRHILEHMRARNAARAG; this comes from the coding sequence TTGGCCGAAACGAGCGATTTTAAAGCGCAGCCGCCCGAAGGCATCGACGCTATCGGGGCCTCCAGCGAAGGCGCCTCGCTTTATCAACTGATCAGGGATGACATCATCGAAGGGCGGCTCGCTGCCAACGAGCGGCTTGTTGTCACCGATCTCGCTCGGCGCCACGGCACCTCGACCAACCCTGTGCGCGAGGCTTTGCAACTCTTGCGCGGGGAGGGCTTCGTCACCTTCGTTCCCAACCGCGGAGCGCGCGTGAGGCCCATAGATCAGGATTTCGTTCGGGACATCTACGAGATTGGGGTCTTGATCGAGCCGGCATTGACGAAATGGTTCGTGAACATGGCCACTGTAGAGGACATTGCTGAACTCGAACGCATCCAGGGCCTGATCGAAGAGAACAATTTCGCCGACCCTTTCAGGCACAGCGAGCTGGACACCGCCTTTCACACCGTCATGTATCAGAAGCACTACAACCGCCATGCCGCCGAGCTCTGGTGGAAGCATCGCGAAGTGCTGCGAGCCGTAAGTCGGCGTTTCGACTTCACGCTCGCCCGGCGTGCCGCGATCCTCAGCGAGCATCGCGAGCTTATCGCACATGTAAAAGCGGGACATGCCAACGAGGCCGCCGACCTCATTGCACGCCACGTCGAGGGCTCCGGCCGGCACATCCTCGAACACATGCGTGCGCGTAATGCGGCTCGAGCAGGCTAG
- a CDS encoding phosphatase PAP2 family protein, whose product MPSRRALLERPTFILLVFFLASLVTMNEADLALGVWMQSVPKQLHGIINWLSDLGTGQLLLTVTGIILLSRIVMPLGGLCRSTVRKVNAATAITAFVFLSVAGAGIASALAKNIVGRARPELLAVDGPFYFKPFAFNSEFAAFPSGHSATAGAMAMSVALTFPALRPFVVAIGVAICLSRQMIGAHWASDTIMGWAVGAAFTLWLAHQFARRQLVFSYANDGRLLPLSWRRDAVRA is encoded by the coding sequence GTGCCATCGCGCAGAGCGCTCCTGGAGAGACCCACCTTCATACTTCTCGTCTTTTTCCTGGCGTCGCTCGTGACCATGAACGAGGCCGATCTCGCCCTCGGTGTCTGGATGCAATCCGTCCCGAAACAATTGCACGGCATTATCAACTGGCTGAGCGACCTCGGGACAGGTCAGCTCCTCCTGACCGTCACGGGCATCATATTGCTTTCTCGCATCGTGATGCCTCTCGGCGGTTTGTGCCGCTCGACGGTCCGCAAAGTAAATGCCGCAACCGCGATTACCGCCTTCGTGTTCTTGTCTGTAGCAGGCGCAGGTATTGCAAGCGCCTTGGCCAAGAACATCGTGGGGCGGGCGCGGCCAGAACTGCTTGCTGTCGACGGACCGTTCTATTTCAAACCGTTCGCTTTCAATTCAGAATTCGCCGCTTTCCCGTCCGGCCATTCCGCAACTGCGGGCGCGATGGCAATGTCGGTCGCATTGACGTTTCCGGCGCTCCGGCCCTTCGTTGTCGCAATTGGCGTTGCGATCTGCCTCTCCCGTCAGATGATAGGCGCACACTGGGCAAGCGATACGATCATGGGCTGGGCGGTCGGCGCCGCATTCACGCTTTGGCTCGCCCACCAGTTTGCCCGCAGACAACTCGTCTTCAGCTACGCGAACGATGGGCGGCTCCTGCCCCTGTCCTGGCGTCGCGACGCTGTTCGGGCCTGA
- a CDS encoding HAMP domain-containing histidine kinase, which produces MRRDRSIVRPLIAALTGVLVLFWLGAIGLGISVMRSEFDEIFDNALEETTERLLAIVEEGQLPNVQEGEQSHRAPSTPSKKEYLVYQVRGRDGAVVFHSKDAPLEPFDVPLTVGFHDTDKYRFYTAMSADGSLFLQTADRFGHRREAVRESAVTMLIPLAILLPLSFLLMTWIARRAVDPINKLREAISKKGSGNLSPVETETVPRELKPIAQSVNLLLQRVRAAIAAEREFATNSAHELRTPVAGALAQTQRLLAELPDEVMKARARNIEAALLKLGRTSEKLLQLARADAGLGQTAATSDLRQVLDLIVRDYRRSPAIEHRLAYSPAADPLMRAVDVDAFGIVVSNLIENAILHGRPTGIIDVSVNSDGSISISNDCALLSAADLDGLKVRFRRGATSARGAGLGLSIADTIVRQMGGVLELRSPASGRSEGFEARILTVRPEQRRDARTGAGAAHRSRS; this is translated from the coding sequence ATGAGAAGAGATCGAAGCATCGTCCGACCTCTTATAGCCGCGCTCACAGGCGTGCTGGTGCTGTTCTGGCTTGGTGCCATCGGGCTTGGGATCTCGGTGATGAGGTCGGAATTCGACGAGATCTTCGACAATGCGCTCGAGGAGACGACCGAACGATTGCTGGCGATCGTAGAAGAGGGGCAATTGCCGAATGTTCAGGAGGGAGAGCAGTCGCATCGCGCGCCATCGACCCCATCCAAAAAGGAATATCTTGTCTACCAGGTTCGCGGCAGGGACGGCGCGGTTGTCTTTCATTCGAAAGACGCACCGCTCGAGCCGTTTGATGTCCCTCTGACCGTCGGGTTTCACGACACGGACAAGTATCGATTTTATACGGCAATGAGCGCGGATGGCTCTCTCTTCCTGCAGACGGCGGACCGGTTCGGCCACCGGCGTGAGGCGGTGCGGGAGAGCGCGGTGACGATGCTCATCCCGCTTGCCATCCTGCTTCCGCTCAGTTTTCTCCTGATGACGTGGATTGCCAGAAGAGCCGTCGATCCGATCAACAAGCTGCGTGAGGCGATCTCAAAAAAGGGCAGTGGCAACCTGTCGCCTGTCGAGACCGAGACCGTACCCCGGGAACTGAAACCCATCGCCCAGTCGGTGAACCTGCTCTTGCAGCGCGTGCGGGCGGCGATAGCCGCGGAACGGGAGTTCGCCACCAACAGTGCTCATGAGCTTCGCACGCCCGTGGCTGGCGCGCTTGCGCAGACGCAAAGACTTCTCGCCGAGTTGCCGGATGAGGTCATGAAAGCGCGTGCACGCAATATCGAGGCGGCGCTTTTAAAGCTCGGACGCACGTCGGAAAAGCTTCTCCAGCTTGCCCGAGCTGACGCCGGTCTCGGGCAGACGGCTGCGACGAGCGATCTTCGCCAGGTGCTTGACCTGATCGTCCGCGACTATCGCCGCAGTCCAGCGATAGAGCACCGTCTCGCCTACAGCCCGGCGGCAGATCCCCTCATGCGGGCCGTCGATGTAGATGCTTTCGGCATTGTGGTCAGCAACCTCATTGAGAATGCCATCCTCCACGGACGGCCCACCGGCATAATCGACGTATCGGTAAACAGCGACGGCAGCATCAGCATCTCCAATGATTGCGCGCTACTATCTGCGGCCGATCTCGATGGGCTGAAAGTCCGGTTTCGCAGAGGGGCGACGTCCGCCAGGGGCGCTGGTCTGGGGCTCTCCATCGCCGATACGATCGTCCGACAAATGGGAGGCGTATTGGAACTTCGATCGCCGGCGAGCGGCCGCTCGGAAGGGTTCGAGGCCCGCATCTTGACCGTCAGGCCCGAACAGCGTCGCGACGCCAGGACAGGGGCAGGAGCCGCCCATCGTTCGCGTAGCTGA
- a CDS encoding ABC transporter permease — protein sequence MVKKDLGLLLLIVVVGVVVAIINPRFLLPINLANTANLIGLFGILSIGQAYVIITGGIELSVGSLVALLGVLFVDFVAVQDMPWMLALPLILVLGAGIGAIHGLLITRLNLQPFVVTLCGLLIYRGAARFYTADGTAGFAFGQNFPDLEFLTAGRFYGVPNTFIALVIISVVMWVVLHRSIFGRYLYAIGKNEEAARYSGIRTGRMVMSAYVICGLLTALSAIYFAMYTRSISPASHGQFYELYAIAAAVLGGFSLRGGEGSIVGVVLGTVLLQELQNLVNLLGIPSSLNFAVMGGVILIGVLIDQQWHAIRAQRRLVSAARQTEARVPDEGTVPVVASQD from the coding sequence ATGGTCAAAAAAGATCTTGGACTGCTGCTTCTCATCGTCGTCGTCGGTGTCGTCGTCGCCATCATCAATCCGCGCTTCCTGCTGCCGATCAACCTGGCGAATACCGCCAACCTGATCGGCCTGTTTGGCATCCTGTCGATCGGTCAGGCCTACGTCATCATTACAGGCGGTATCGAACTTTCGGTGGGCTCGCTCGTAGCCCTGCTCGGGGTGCTGTTTGTCGATTTCGTCGCTGTCCAGGACATGCCATGGATGCTGGCGCTACCACTCATTCTCGTGCTCGGCGCGGGTATAGGTGCCATCCACGGCTTGCTGATCACCCGACTGAACCTGCAGCCCTTCGTCGTCACCCTCTGCGGTCTCCTTATCTATCGCGGTGCAGCGCGCTTCTATACGGCCGACGGAACGGCGGGCTTTGCGTTCGGTCAGAACTTCCCGGACCTCGAATTTCTGACGGCCGGACGGTTCTACGGCGTTCCCAACACCTTCATTGCGCTTGTCATCATTTCCGTGGTCATGTGGGTGGTACTGCATCGCTCAATCTTTGGGCGCTATCTCTACGCGATCGGCAAGAACGAGGAAGCGGCCCGCTATTCCGGTATTCGTACCGGCCGGATGGTAATGTCGGCCTATGTCATCTGCGGGCTGTTGACGGCGCTTTCGGCAATCTATTTCGCCATGTATACGCGCTCGATCTCGCCGGCCAGCCATGGCCAGTTCTATGAACTCTACGCGATTGCCGCTGCCGTACTCGGCGGCTTTTCGCTCCGCGGCGGCGAGGGATCGATCGTCGGCGTCGTGCTCGGAACAGTCCTGCTCCAGGAGTTGCAGAACCTCGTTAATCTGCTCGGCATCCCCTCGTCGCTAAATTTCGCCGTCATGGGTGGTGTTATCCTTATTGGCGTCCTCATCGACCAACAATGGCACGCAATCCGCGCACAGCGGCGCCTTGTGTCAGCAGCCAGGCAGACCGAGGCCCGTGTTCCGGACGAAGGCACAGTGCCGGTAGTTGCCAGTCAGGACTAG
- a CDS encoding mandelate racemase/muconate lactonizing enzyme family protein, with protein sequence MKITDLRCAVIGKHPIVRIVTDEGLYGLGEVEFTKSYLKPFVLHFREALIGEDPTDVERVMLKIRQRGSFKPYGAAVSAIEHALWDIAGKAAGVPVYKLLGGKVRDKVRVYNGSIRQKRAGDRPEDYAADVKWMMEQPQNFFMVKQGISFHSNMKDTIEGFHYGVTQKKAGYHGAMDQGVISERGFNHMLDCVIAMKEVLGDKVSLALDCGPGWMLPDAIRFARAVEKYNLMWLEDMLTGDYVPWVNPQAYRELTTSTSTPIHTGEQIYLRHNFKELIETQAVRVIGPDPADIGGIAELKWVAEHAYMHSILMAPHGTANGLLGLGALINVCATLPANYVAFEYPSASDPWWEDLVIGLPAQIVKDSMVDLLEAPGLGLDIDAEGARKYLSEEDAGFFD encoded by the coding sequence ATGAAGATCACCGATCTCCGTTGCGCCGTCATCGGCAAACACCCGATCGTCCGCATCGTAACCGATGAGGGCCTCTATGGCCTGGGCGAAGTCGAATTTACCAAGTCCTACCTCAAACCCTTCGTGCTGCATTTCCGCGAGGCGCTGATCGGCGAAGATCCGACTGACGTCGAGAGAGTGATGCTGAAGATCCGCCAACGTGGCTCTTTCAAGCCGTATGGCGCGGCGGTCAGCGCTATCGAGCATGCACTGTGGGACATAGCCGGCAAGGCTGCGGGCGTGCCGGTCTATAAGCTGCTCGGCGGCAAGGTGCGCGACAAGGTGCGTGTCTACAACGGCTCGATCCGCCAGAAACGCGCGGGCGACCGGCCGGAGGATTACGCCGCTGACGTCAAATGGATGATGGAGCAGCCGCAGAACTTCTTCATGGTCAAGCAAGGAATCTCGTTCCACTCCAACATGAAGGACACGATTGAGGGCTTCCACTACGGCGTGACGCAGAAGAAGGCCGGCTACCACGGTGCCATGGATCAGGGCGTGATCAGCGAGCGCGGTTTCAATCACATGCTCGACTGTGTGATCGCAATGAAGGAAGTGCTTGGCGATAAGGTCAGCCTGGCGCTCGACTGCGGTCCGGGCTGGATGCTGCCTGATGCGATCAGGTTCGCTCGCGCAGTAGAGAAGTACAATCTGATGTGGCTGGAGGACATGCTGACTGGTGACTATGTGCCATGGGTCAACCCGCAGGCCTATCGTGAGCTGACGACCTCTACCTCGACACCAATCCACACCGGTGAGCAGATCTACCTGCGGCACAATTTCAAGGAGTTGATCGAGACGCAGGCGGTACGCGTCATCGGCCCCGATCCTGCCGATATTGGCGGTATCGCAGAGCTCAAATGGGTCGCCGAGCACGCTTACATGCATTCAATCCTGATGGCACCGCACGGCACGGCCAACGGACTGCTAGGCCTCGGCGCGTTGATCAACGTCTGCGCCACCTTGCCCGCAAATTACGTCGCATTCGAGTATCCAAGCGCCTCCGACCCTTGGTGGGAGGATCTGGTCATCGGCTTGCCGGCTCAGATTGTGAAGGACAGCATGGTGGACCTGCTGGAGGCGCCCGGGCTAGGCCTCGATATCGACGCCGAAGGAGCCAGGAAATATCTCAGCGAAGAGGATGCGGGCTTTTTCGACTGA